One stretch of Muribaculum intestinale DNA includes these proteins:
- a CDS encoding site-specific integrase, translated as MKSTFSVIYYLKRQVVKKDGTVPVMGRITVDGSQTQFSCKLTVDPKLWDTKGGRVTGRSTAALETNRMLDKMRVRINKHYQEIMERDNFVTAEKVKNAFLGLEHRYHTLMQVFRQHNEDYGKQVEAGMKAKGTLLKYKTVYKHLQEFLTIRYRVKDIALKELTPAFISDFEMFLRTDKHCCTNTVWLYVCPLRTMVFIAINNEWLTRDPFREYEIKKEETTRSFLTKEEIRLLMEGKLKNAKQELYRDLYLFCAFTGLSFADMRNLTEENIRTYFDEHEWININRQKTGVVSNIRLLDIAKRIIDKYRGLCGDGRIFPVPHYMTCLYGIRAVAKRCGITKHITWHQSRHTAATTVFLSNGVPIETVSSMLGHKSIKTTQVFYTLNAIE; from the coding sequence ATGAAGAGTACATTTTCAGTAATCTACTACCTCAAGCGTCAGGTAGTGAAAAAGGACGGGACAGTGCCCGTCATGGGACGCATAACGGTGGACGGCAGCCAGACGCAGTTCAGTTGCAAACTGACCGTCGATCCCAAGCTGTGGGACACCAAAGGGGGACGTGTCACGGGCAGAAGCACGGCGGCACTCGAAACGAACCGCATGCTCGATAAGATGCGTGTGCGCATCAACAAACATTATCAGGAAATCATGGAGCGTGACAACTTCGTCACAGCGGAAAAGGTCAAGAACGCCTTTCTCGGACTGGAACACCGCTACCACACGCTGATGCAGGTGTTCCGGCAGCACAACGAGGACTACGGGAAACAGGTGGAGGCCGGTATGAAAGCCAAAGGCACGCTCTTGAAGTACAAGACCGTTTACAAGCACCTGCAAGAGTTCCTCACCATCCGCTACCGCGTGAAGGACATCGCCCTGAAAGAGCTTACGCCCGCTTTCATTTCCGATTTTGAAATGTTCCTGCGCACTGACAAACACTGCTGCACCAACACCGTGTGGCTGTATGTCTGCCCGCTCCGGACGATGGTGTTCATCGCCATCAACAACGAGTGGCTCACGCGCGACCCGTTCAGGGAGTATGAAATCAAGAAGGAAGAAACGACCCGCAGCTTCCTGACGAAAGAGGAAATCCGGCTGCTGATGGAGGGCAAACTGAAGAACGCCAAGCAGGAGCTATACCGTGATTTATACCTGTTCTGCGCCTTCACGGGCCTGTCGTTCGCCGACATGCGCAACCTGACGGAAGAGAATATCCGCACCTATTTCGACGAACACGAGTGGATAAACATCAACCGCCAGAAAACAGGTGTCGTTTCCAATATCCGGCTGCTTGACATAGCCAAGCGCATCATCGACAAATACCGGGGTCTGTGCGGGGACGGGAGGATATTCCCCGTGCCACACTACATGACCTGCCTGTACGGAATCCGTGCCGTCGCCAAGCGTTGCGGCATCACCAAGCATATCACGTGGCATCAGAGCCGCCACACGGCAGCCACGACGGTGTTCCTATCCAACGGCGTGCCCATTGAAACGGTAAGTTCCATGTTGGGGCACAAGAGCATAAAGACAACGCAGGTCTTTTATACGTTAAATGCAATTGAATAA
- a CDS encoding ISAs1 family transposase, with amino-acid sequence MQIEIFSKVKDPRDLGKVKHELEDVLRMALIGVLCDCEDCDDISDMVTDREEEFKAAGLLKLSNGVPCGDTILRVVESVNPAQLRASLDCCRGHIIESLCGNQVIIDGKKLRGENPRSPGCHGLYILNAWVSETEICVAEKPVDGKTNELTVLPSVLSSLWLTGALVSVDAMGTHRNIAEQIMLQGGDYLMALKDNQPILKSLTESIFSRTTPLSVYTTEEKGHGRVEKRTCSIMDTTLLEQEGMYEKWPGLKRIIKMERERTENGARSRETIYYLSSVEKDEASYYAMRIRAHWGIENKLHWHLDVTFREDMCRVRAKNGAVNFSAMRKYALEMLKKQNDKLSLKRRRKKCMWSTEYLYKVFKDS; translated from the coding sequence ATGCAAATAGAAATTTTCAGCAAAGTAAAAGACCCGCGTGACTTGGGCAAGGTTAAACATGAGCTCGAGGATGTGCTCCGAATGGCACTCATCGGCGTGTTGTGTGATTGTGAGGACTGTGACGACATATCGGATATGGTTACAGACCGAGAGGAAGAATTCAAGGCCGCCGGATTGCTGAAGCTTAGCAACGGCGTCCCGTGTGGTGACACGATACTTCGTGTTGTAGAGTCTGTCAATCCCGCTCAGCTCCGGGCAAGTCTTGATTGCTGCCGAGGCCACATAATCGAATCCCTGTGCGGCAATCAGGTCATCATTGACGGTAAGAAACTGCGGGGTGAAAATCCCAGGAGTCCCGGATGCCACGGACTGTATATCCTCAATGCGTGGGTATCTGAAACAGAAATCTGCGTTGCCGAAAAGCCGGTGGATGGCAAGACCAACGAACTTACGGTTCTGCCGTCCGTATTGTCCTCTTTATGGCTTACAGGGGCATTGGTTTCAGTCGACGCAATGGGGACCCACCGTAATATCGCAGAACAGATCATGCTCCAGGGCGGCGACTATCTGATGGCGCTTAAAGACAATCAGCCGATACTCAAGAGCTTGACGGAAAGTATCTTTAGTAGGACTACTCCATTATCGGTATACACAACCGAGGAAAAGGGGCACGGAAGAGTTGAGAAGAGAACCTGTTCAATTATGGATACGACACTTTTGGAACAGGAGGGAATGTACGAGAAGTGGCCCGGTCTTAAACGTATCATAAAGATGGAGCGTGAGCGTACTGAGAACGGTGCCCGCTCGCGTGAAACAATCTACTATCTCAGCAGCGTGGAGAAAGATGAGGCTTCTTACTATGCGATGCGTATTCGTGCGCACTGGGGTATCGAGAACAAACTGCACTGGCATCTCGACGTGACGTTTCGGGAAGATATGTGCCGCGTACGCGCCAAGAATGGCGCTGTCAATTTTTCAGCGATGCGCAAGTATGCATTGGAAATGCTTAAAAAGCAGAACGATAAACTCAGCCTTAAACGAAGACGCAAAAAATGTATGTGGAGCACTGAATATCTGTACAAAGTCTTTAAGGATAGTTAA
- a CDS encoding site-specific integrase, whose amino-acid sequence MSCASPEQNPKLQQSELKDGRASLYLEFYLGRSETPVLDDEGNQVFYTSGAMTGKPKYQVKHIRKRENLNLYIWLHPRNTQERLQNKNTLALAEKIRFEREQEFLEDREGYRLKKERQRDFLQYYRDFFNENPNLSRMMKCSIRQSYTKFINFLHESPRYSLYDTVLRMEQLTPDMVTAFTDYLKKHGTGEGPKGMYGRFKKVVTAAFDEGLIKKHPCKGITIKWDRNSFSKEILSPDEIKRLMATRYKGENTEMQRAFIFCLFTGIRWCDVKLLTYANVDPMTKTLRFQQKKVRNISSRSWVTTPLTDDMLALVGEPTTNDHSTEPIFKIGPYVSCNQQLKKWVAEAGIRKKISWHCSRHSFAVNLLSNGANIKTVADLMGHSSITMTEKYLHVVDSFKQDAIHSLGSISYGMS is encoded by the coding sequence ATCTCATGCGCCAGCCCTGAACAAAATCCCAAACTACAACAGTCCGAACTCAAAGACGGTCGTGCGAGCCTCTATCTGGAATTCTACCTCGGTCGCTCCGAAACTCCCGTGCTTGACGATGAGGGAAACCAAGTGTTCTACACTTCGGGGGCTATGACAGGTAAGCCGAAATACCAAGTGAAGCATATCCGCAAGCGTGAGAACCTCAATCTCTACATTTGGCTGCACCCTCGCAACACGCAGGAGCGGTTGCAGAACAAGAACACACTCGCCCTCGCCGAGAAGATACGATTTGAGCGTGAGCAGGAGTTTTTGGAGGACAGGGAGGGCTATCGGCTCAAAAAGGAGCGTCAGCGTGATTTCCTGCAATATTACCGTGACTTCTTCAACGAGAACCCCAACCTCTCACGGATGATGAAATGCTCAATCCGACAGTCATACACCAAGTTCATCAACTTTCTACATGAATCGCCGAGGTACAGCCTTTACGACACCGTTCTCCGAATGGAGCAGCTTACTCCCGATATGGTTACGGCTTTTACCGACTATCTCAAAAAGCACGGCACGGGCGAGGGTCCCAAAGGGATGTACGGTCGTTTCAAAAAGGTTGTCACAGCCGCATTTGACGAGGGATTGATAAAGAAACATCCCTGCAAGGGGATAACCATCAAATGGGATAGGAACTCTTTCTCAAAGGAGATTTTAAGCCCCGATGAGATAAAAAGGCTCATGGCTACCCGGTACAAGGGGGAGAACACCGAAATGCAACGTGCGTTCATCTTCTGCCTTTTCACCGGCATACGCTGGTGTGACGTGAAGTTGCTGACCTATGCCAATGTTGACCCGATGACAAAGACACTCCGATTCCAGCAAAAGAAAGTCCGCAACATAAGCAGCCGCAGCTGGGTGACAACACCGCTCACCGATGATATGCTCGCTCTGGTGGGTGAGCCTACGACCAATGACCACTCGACTGAACCGATATTCAAAATCGGCCCTTATGTGAGCTGTAACCAGCAATTGAAGAAATGGGTTGCCGAGGCAGGGATACGGAAAAAAATCTCATGGCATTGTAGCCGACACTCGTTTGCGGTAAATCTCCTTTCCAACGGTGCTAACATCAAGACTGTCGCCGACCTCATGGGGCATTCAAGCATAACGATGACGGAGAAATATCTCCACGTTGTTGACAGCTTTAAGCAGGATGCAATCCACTCCCTCGGCTCAATCAGCTATGGGATGTCGTAG